The window TCTGTTCTGATATAGGGTACCACATCTTTCTAGGTGCGAAAGTATTGGTGTTTACCTTTGCTTTGGGGCCGATCCCACAAGAGGCCAAGAGTGCTACTCCTAGCGCTCAAGATCAAGGGAGTTCGCTTTGGAGTCGGTGTCTTTGCTAAGGGGAGAACATCTGGAGATGGCGAGGAGATACTGCGGGTGGAGCGAATGGGTAGTCCTGCAGGTGCTTTCCCCCGACGAGGGCATTGCGGACTCCACTGATGGGTTACTGAACGTGTATTTGTATCCTTTCGCCTTTGGCCCTCCTGATAGGATTGTGATTGAATTTTGTCTGAAACATTGGGTCACTCTGGCATAGATTCACCCGTTGTTTTGGCGAACgatgttgatgatgaggtttttTGTGGAGAAGGTCGGGCTCAAATTCACGCTTGATTTCCTTGTCAGGATATACCgaccctttcatcatcgaggcctgcTAACTCTGAGGTGCCACTCATCCACACCTTTGTTTTTGACGATGAGGAAGGCGGGGATCGAGAGTGGGCTAGTTGGTTTATTCGGGTTCAGACAACTGATATTATTCCTACGATGTCCTTGCCATTTCCTGAAGGGTGGAATCACGCACTTGAGTTAGGCATTTGGCGCTTTTCTAGCTCTTGTCTATAGCGAAAATCTGCTGAGTAATAATGTTGTTTCCTTTATTGCAGCAACTTCGTGGACACCTGGTGAAGTTCACGATCTGCCCAGCTAGGTCCAAAAATTGGTGACCCATTCATCCTGTGACGAACGTAGATGGTGAGCTGTGCTTCGTACCGGATAGGGAACACAACATCAAGGTATGTGCGTATGTTTCCTTTGTTTTGCCTTCGTATACCTGAGGTAACACTTTCCCCTTCCGTTTGTGTTGGATTCGCCGTTTGTAGATATCAAGCGACTCTTTGGGACGAGGCAAAGTTATTCCAAAAAGTGGGAGGAACCGTTGGCCTCTAGTCCGTGGGATGATGGCGATGAGAGGGATCAGCACTTGCGGTGTGACAAAGCTTTCCGTGGTGCTGCTCAGGTTCGTATTTCTGGGAAAGGGGTGTTGCCCGAGTCTGTTGCCCGATTCCCAGCCGGCGGTTCCTTTGAGTGAGTATGTCGTGCCTGAGGTTGATTCTTCTAGGGCTGCAGGGGAAGGACCAACAGGGGTGTGTTTTGTCTTCGAGGAAGTCCGTCGGCTTCACTTAGTGGTGAGTTCATGCACAACTTCCCTATATCTCGTGTCCTCCTCCCTCTATTAACCTCCCTTGTGCAGGCCTGCGATAGGCTTAGGGCCGAGCTGCTTCGTCAATGAGCCAAGCTTCAGAAAATTTGGGATGAGtgtgagtcccttaggctccttaacGAGGAGATGGAAGTAGAGCTGcagcattggcgatatgaggcacACCAAAGCTCGGACTACCAAAGCTATCTGGCGGAGCAGGTAATTTCCTGGGGTGCGTGCTTTACTCTTTTCTGACCTTGGGACTGATTTCCATTTGCCATATCAGTTGCAGAAAAAGTTGGAGGCTCTGGAGTACTTCAAAAGCGATGTCAGCTGCGTCAAAATTGTTTGCAGGGAGCTGAGGGCTCAAGCGCAGGCTCGAGCTTTGGAGGAGATGAGTGCCTCGGCCAAGGTCCCTACTGTCGAGGTCCAGCTTCGCTTGACTCATGACAATGGCAATGTTCAAGCAGAAATGATTGGGAGACATGAATCTGACCTCTCGAAGGTCAGAGCCGAGATAGTTGATGCTCGAACGGGGGCGGTACTAGGTCGAACTAAGGCTGATCGCGAGATGGCAATTTGTGTGAAGGATGTCGCTGATGCCCAAGCTGAACTAAAGCAAGCCCTTGACCTGGAGCGGAGGATAGAGGAGTATGTTCACCGCAAATCCGGAGAGAGGTGCTCGAAGAGATCAGCGCAAGGGGCTTCGGTCCCTCGGAGGAATAGGCTCAAGCACGGTCGGATCAGCGCAATGCTTGGTCGCTTCTCGTCAACGTTACTGAGGGCGATTTTGGCAATCTGTAGCTCTTTAGGgtagattttgccattttgtaGCTTTGCTCCGAATATAAGTAGGGCATGCCTGTAGATGAGGAACACACTTTTTCTTGCGCACATGATATATAAGGAGAATTTTCGAAGTTTTATTTCTTCTGTACCTTTTTCTTGCTGTTACTTTCAATCAGATAGGCTGGTCTTGGTGTTTGGTGAGGTCCTTCTCAATGCGGAATTGATCGGACGATCCCGTGGACTGCTAAGTGTGATTCTGGGTGAGAGCAGGTGCTGGACCTCCGTGCTCGGCCCGACCGCTTAGGCTTAGTTTCTCAGTGGGGCTCCGACTCGAGCCTTCCTGTCTTTGTATTTTTTGTGTCCACGCTTGCTGGTGGTAGTCGTATTTATCTTGTGCCCTTGGGAATTTGCTGTTTCGATTGCTCTGGATCCAGTCTCCTAGTCACATTATAAATTGAGCTCCAGTTAACCCTTAGGTTTTTCCTTACCCGCATAGGCGGATGATAATGGTTTTTGTGCCTTTtaggtcgaagtgaccttacggGCGCTTGGTTCGGAGGTTTACTCAGCTAGCGATGGTAACGTACATGTAATACCCTTAGTCTTATTGCAGTTTTTGGGCCCATTCCTTGGGTCGTGTTATGATCCGAGCTATAATTGACCTTTTAAGTTTCCCTGATTTTTTGGCAGGCGATAATGGCTTGCATGCCACGCTCTTAGGCATATTGCAATTGTTCGGGTCCAatctccgagtcgcattgtgattcgagctgtaatcgacccttaaatttcaTCGAGACTCTAGGTAGTGAAAATGGCGCTTGCGCCATGCCATTAGGCATGTTGCATTTTTGGGCCCAGTCTCTGGatcgcgttgcgattcgagctgtaatcgacccttgAATTACCATAAATTTCCGGTTGGCGGTAGTGTCTTCTCATTTCCCGCCCTTGGGCGTTTGGCAATTTTTGGGCCCAGTCTCTTGGTCGTGTTGCGATCCGAGCTGTGATTGACCCTCGAATTACCTTAAATTTCTGGCGATGGTGGTACTTACGTCATTTTGatcgtagagaccttttaatatgtggcccgtagccttgcatagttaactattttggatccggtttccgaatcgggttacgattcaagctcattttaatcctcaagttgtcaatatTCTGGCGATAATGGCTTTTATGccgtttggtcgtagagaccttttgatatgtggcccgtaggcttgcttagctggtgACAATAGATCTTACGCTATTTTTTGCCCGTGGGCTTTATGTAGGTGTTGTATCAGCTCATTAAGGTTTTTTATAgtattttgcctgacccgtcgtcggttctagaggaacctcaatttcaagtcgttgtcggcagtgtttcgagcacctcgtaaggttcatagcttgtaggtcgagtagatcgacaCTCTTGTATTTTTGGAGCCGACATTATCGGAGCTCGTTTTGCTTTTGGCGGGAAGCCTGTtccggttctttttgaagtatatCGGAGTAATGGCTTGCAATTTTTTAGCAATAGTTGGCATTCCCGAGTCGCGTTATTTGGGTTGTATCAGCCGTTTCGACCGTGGTCGTATGCATTTGGCCGTAGCCATTTTGATCCCTTAGTGATAGTGTAGGCGTCTAcgtcgagggtatgccctttagggattcttacaaatgcgacgtaatAGCCCAAATATCGGgattttcatgcctattgaggtcttacagtttgtcatgcctgttgaggtcttacaatttgtcatgcctgttgagttCTTACAGTTTGTAGAATATATCTGGTTATGCCGAAGCTGGCCATTGGGGTCTTAGAGTTTCAGATTTTTCCAATTGTATGGTGATTGATagcagtctccgagtcatcgagctTATTTGATCTTGAAGACAGCTTCTTGTGAGCTTGGAGTTGCCTTCCAGGGCCTCGATGGACTCAGAGTTCCGACGCTGGGGTCGTGCAAGTTGTTGAATTGCTTATATTAAGTCTCCGAATATATCGGGACCCGTTCGATGGAGAAGCATTTGCCACGAATATGTCTAAATAATCTTTCTCAAAATAAGAAATGTCGAGAAGATATCCTTTATTGCTCGGAGTAGATATAGGCCGTGATGAAATGCCGAAAATATATTCTTCATTGCTTGGCGTAGATATAGGTTGTAAGTACATATTGTTTCGTTGTCGTGAGCTCAGCCCACACGGGCTCAGTTCCTCCGATCGTCTGACCTACTTGTATGGCTCTATCTCGAAGCCTAGCCTGCCATTTGTTGGGCCTTCCAAGGGGACGGTGCCTTTTTAGGAAAAAACCGTCGTACATCGCTTGATTATAGATGGAAAGCTGGCGATCTCGTCGGGTCCCCTTTTGGAGGGTATGCTGTTCTGCTAATAGCCTTGCGGGCGGGACCTCCCTTCGAGCTGGCGACCTATTCGAGGATAGAGAGTTTAGATGATCCCATAGAGATCTCGGATCTCTAGATTGAGTTTAGGATTTTTGAATGCCTTGGTTGGCTGCCTGCACGTAGGTTagtaaaaaaaggaaaggggataGCAAAAGGACAAAGTAATCCTCCCCTGTTGTAGGGCATGCAGGAAATGTTTCCGAGGTTTGGTCCTCTCCCACTGTTCCGGGATACGAGCTCTAATGCTGCCTTTCGCCATGTTCAACTAGGCTTAGTCGAATGTGCGGCTCCGCTTGCCCTTGGGTCTCTCAGAGGTCAGAGGAGTCGACGCCTGCTGCTGGTTGTATGGTGGTATATTTCCTTAGTCCTACCTTTGTCGGGGAATCCTATCCATTTGGTGGAGTGGGGTTGCGATTGCCTCTGGGTGATACACCCGCTGCCCTTTGAATAAAATATCCGCATTTCGCGGGCTCGACGTCCTAGTTCGAGCTCAGCCGAGATGTATAGGGGGAGGTTGCTTTCTTGATTGTTGTGGCGATCGGCGTCTGGAGTCCATCAAAGGTTTGAAGTGTGGGAGTGATTAGGTCCGCCGATCTGAACTTCCCTATTGGCTTTAGCCTGACGCCATTGGCGGGATTGGTCGAAACACATGCACTTATGAACACATACTTTACTTCGAATAGGCTAAATGAGGGAGGGGTTACCAGCGCATGAATACGAGGCCGAGGTGAAGTCTCGGCGTCCCTTTTCCCGGATTTAAGGGTGTCCTTTGGGCATACTCCCCGGATCCGTCTTTCCCTGACGGCGAATGCTTTCTCTCTGTGTTCTGCAGATCATTGAAGGGTGTCGTCGCCCTTTTCCTGTCGTGACAATACACTGTGGCTTGTCAACTTTATCTTTCCTACTCCATTTCCTCCCTGAACGATTGGTGGTACTTGGTGGCGATCCCTATTGAATAGCAAGGTCGTCGTTCTTTTGGGCTGGTGATCTCGTGCGCCCTGTGGTCCTTGAGCCGGGCCATAGTTTTCATGGAGGAGTCTTGGTCGAATAGGTCTAAGACGCCTGGAATTTCTAGACTCGGTTATGGTGATCAGGATATTTGGCACAGTCATACCGAAGTTGCATCCGGTTGGGGGGGATTCCCTTACCAGGTGCGCCTTGTTGAATCTGGTTCCACCAGATGTTCCTCGAGGATGCTGTCCACGGGCTATCTCCCTACTGTTGCGAGGTAGTCTACGTCTTAGGTCATTCCATTCATTTGTCGCGCATGGGTGATACCTCCATCTGCTTCGCATCAGCTTCTTTATCGAGAGTCTGCTTAGATATACCGAGCCCGAGAAGGTTCCCGGATGGTTCCCTACGGCTTTGATTTGTGGCTGATATCGGGTGTGGTTATCCAACCAGTCCTCGGCTGGGTACCTGATCTGGCTTTGCTTGAGACGTCCTGGAGTTGTTGGGCATGCTTCGTTTAGGCTTCGGATGAAGGTCTGAGCTGTCCAACCATTCAGAACTGGGAGCAATCTCGTTCGTCCTGTCGTGGAACGGGATGTGGCCTTTCGCGGTATTTCATTTCTTCTTGCTCGGCTTTGGGCGTGCTGGGCCTTCTCGGTATTGTTTTGACAGTGTGGGCACGTGCTTCCGTGGAAGACCATGCTGGCATGGTGAGTGAGCCTGTGGGGCCAGGTGCCAGGCGGTGGTGCTGTGTCATGGTTTCTTTTGGGAGAGTTTCTTCGAGATTCCTCAGAGGGGCGGGCTAGAATCTATCATTTTGGGGGTCGCTACCTGATTCGATCTTTTTGAGGAAATTCCCCTTCATTTTTGCTGCACCGGAGTTGGTGACTGACTCGTCGCTACTTGACCTCCCGGATACCGACTCATCGTGAGAAGGTGTCCTCATATCTATTGCGTGGGGGTTCTCTGGGCGATTTTGCAGCTGTGCGATAGCCAACTgtcgtgcctgcaacatttcaaagataACATGAAGATTACCTCACCATTCTAACCGGGTTGGGGTTTTTTGAGCTTTCTGTTGGTTAGCGAGCCATATGCTATCATTAGTGCGCGAGGTTTCGTAGACCTGTTGCATGCCTCGCGAGCCCGAGTCTGCTTGAATCGACCCAAATGCATTATCAGGGTTCTGTGGCATCGTGCCAACCGTTGGAACAACCATACTACTTTCGCCATGGTTCTCGGGGTAGCCGTTCTCGATTTTACTTACCAAGCCAGACATTAACCTAAAATCAAAAGATCGTGGACAAGAAAAGCATGAAAAGATAACTATTATTTGCATGACAAAACCAacaaaaaaataatcactattattttagccctacggtgggcaccaaattgtttaccgtaaaaatgataacaacaataaaatttataaatattattctaaaaatacgtgatctattctcgagctagttttAAGGGCAATTTGTATTAAGATTATGTAGTATAACGATAAAATACAAATTAAATCGAGGCATTAAGCAAACCGAAGGGCCCATTGCCCGAGTGTGGAGCGGACCGATAAAGACCTTGGGGGCCGAGGCTTGAGTCGATATCAAGCTATCGGGGACAGTCGGGGAAGGGATGATAGGCAGAGATGTGATTAGGCAAGGCTTTTCTCAGCCAATATCGAGCtatataatgaagaacaagttaaGAGACAATAGATACAAGGGTGGTTTCGAGCCAATATAAAGGACGATCGAATATGAACAACTTCGAACTAAGGTGAATGAGCAATTtataaagagagagagaagatattattgccTTTCATGGAGAAGTGGAGCTCTATCAGCCCTTTATGGAGATTAAGTACAAAGTACGGTGATGGGATGGATTGACATGATGTTACAACATAGGCTCTAGATAGGTTAGGTTTGTCAGGCGTAGCCATGTGCCTTGAGAGCTTCTTCCTCTGTTCTGGCTTCGTCCTTTGTTCCCTCTAAGTCGGATTCGACGATCCCCAAGGTTGAGAGCTCGGTCGCGACCTCCTGCTCTCGAGACTCCGGGATATGCTTCCGAAATGTCTTGACAGCGAGAAATCCAGCCTTCCGATTTTGCCGCTTACATGTACGTAGctgcttgtggctcggaagggatttgaagttctcatgtttatcctaggatggtatggtatatgcagtATGTTATGtaagattgagatttgcatgtgcaaggtcacaattcagttttgaaaggaaggtcacaaattcttaggtGGCATGGACAGTTTAGATGACTAGATAAATaagatcactgattggtgtggcttgatgagggtttACATTTTAGAAAAGGGgatgtgtttgagttgaggatACTTTGTTAATATTGcagcactctcttgttggatcgactactgatattcgagtttgcttggtggcacagaagaattataggagtacctctcaaggatgattgggtattagaggtgtgttgtatattcggacggtggagttgggatcgaatATGGTAATTCGCATGTTGTATGGATTTAAAGAtagggagttctcataaacaggttaggtCATAGTTGTGGATtgcgtatatcggtcttgtgcTGTAACTATTGAAGGTttggagacccgtgtggatctgTATTGCTTCGTATGCTAGATTTTGGTATGGTATGGGGTATGGACtagttatctccgtgtcgtgatATTCTGGGTTGTTCTTCTAAGGCGACGGTGTTGGCTATGCCAAggatgccacagattgagtggcgaggttcgatggATTATGTACCCAGTAGGGTGGTTTCATATTTGAAGACCCAACGGATGGATGGTAAGGGctatctttcttatttggccttcgtgatggatgtcagtgcagagacttctaccattgattcagttccgttGGTGAGggattttctggatgtgtttcctgctacTGGGCATGTCGCCGAATAGGGTTTatgatttcggtattaatttggtgtcgggcaccatattgtatggcatcggcggagttaaaggagttgaaggagcaacttcaggaactccttggtACGGGATTCgttggtaggccaatatggatgtgtgttctacatcgagtcggcttggttgacttCGAGTTGTATTATtaagggatgtgttgattcaattTTTATTGAGCTTaagggagatctatgagttacctttccatgTTGCGAGGCGTTAGGACTTGTTGGTTTTTGGCACATGTGGTGCAGTttttattggggtctctcagtggaattcgagcgggaagagtattgggtatttctcggcggatggcgtatcggttgtgtCTTTTCGGGTtctgtaatgttatgtcaatttcttcgccagaaacatcatcaagaatgAGTACACCAAGAAGAATAGATTACacaactccacaaaaattaatagaacaaaaaatagaagaaataaacccacatcattattatataacaggattAATAGACCAAATAATCAAAAGAACCTTAatataatgccaaaaatatattACAGGATATAAAAGTAAAAAACCTAATAAaatgtaatatttatctgtgcatccgaattggggtgctattctatttttgcaacatgccaaattgtttactaatattttatccattttgatattttctttatatttttcacataattctataaaccagttttgtaaaAATTTTATTCGAGCTCCTAGGGTATCTTCTAGTTCTGTTTCattccaattttttattatttttgagctgaAAGGTTCTGGTAATttggtaaaatataattttcttatttctttactttcatccgtactatatgttcctttataataatagtctctaaatgcacaagtatattcgtctatataacacatattacatattgctaattttgtcattaaatttctatttgtagttttttctttattttgttcttctatttctgttgtcatactactaaattcatttcttatcgctatttcatatttatataatatttctgTAGCTGTTGTTGCAATTGTACCATCATGTTTTTTTATTACTTCTCAATGTATCTAAGCTTTCATTtgttaaattttgtaaccatattTTTACCGTTCCTAtgagtgttctttctatatatcctggtgtttcagctattgctattttattatctattaattgttttgagatatatcctatccataattggattgttttatttatatctgctacacaatctagatctaaaaaattacattgttcagttatctgtcttgggtccatttcctatttagccttttatcccataatgttttgttccTATCATGTGAATCATAACTTATTCTGTAATAGCTCGGGTTTagatgttttggattttttattcctgatgTGCTTGGTTTATCCTCggtcatatctcctgtatttatttctggatTTGTTTCTGTTCTTTCTATAATTTCTGTATATGTCTCACTTGTTTCATTGTTTCTGAATAGTCTTCTCTGAGATCCTTATCATCATCACTTTgatcatttatttcgtttatgcTTATTTTTGGTGGATTATCTTGTAcctcttctaactgtaatttaaATTTTTCTATTTCATTTGTCAGTCTTaactcttgttcttcttctttgcgtttttctttttctttttgtctaCTTGCATATAACTGTTTTAGcatttctaattctttttctaattctgttattttagtgttctttacttcctctatctgttgtattttttctttaccttgctgttgtatttccttaatttctcgttttctatctatttcttcattttcttttgttattctaatcATTGCAGTTAAACTATCTTCTAGTTTTACcatttctttttctaacattaagtttaggttatttcctattttgttgtatcttcttcctaagttagaaaatattattattatttttaatccttctggattttcatatgttttttcttctagtgcgaattcttctttattcgtcttttatttttaagatagtaaatatatttgtatTCCATTTTGGATATAGTATCTATTAATTTAGATAGCCTAGCATTGGCTATTTTAGTAATACTTAAATATTCATATTCTGGGTATAGTTTCTTTAGCTTCTTTCTTGCTttccttaattttttatttattttaatgtgCCTAATTTCTGTAATTGAGTCATTGTTTATGGGCATTTGTTGCGGTTTTATACTATTAGTTTTAGTGTTATCGTCCATGGTTTTACTTATTTGGGTAAATGTTTAATATTTATCTTACTTTtgttggctctgataccaaattccCAAATTCGGTCGGGTCCCTTAGttttttcataatattttgcGGCTAGCggaattaaccttgaaatttcttttatattttctctcGTGTATTCTAAGTATTGGATATCTTGGGTTCTTTGATATTCTTCTACATTTTCACTTAGTAATTTTtctaataaatttatattttctaaagTTCGTAACCAGTACTGGAGATATTCGTAGCTGATCAttaatctgaatataaatctagttcatacaAATATAATTCGTCTATTTCCTCTAATAGAATTAGTTCTGTATATCCTTGTTCCATTATGTTTGTTATTTCAAAAGTAAccaaaatatcgtaaatttttcttctAATATCGTTATTAAGTTGGTTAAAAGTATATAATATGAGTATTTTGTAATCATTATTATCATCTAGTAGATATGTGTGGTTGCTCATTAGatctatttttatttattcttatcATGTGTttgctaaacatattccctctaacctctttgtttatcatccTTTAATAAGTTAttctgaacaatcttttctggccACTACCATGCTTTTCTTGCTTCAATCATTttccctaacagcgcctcaactctgtctACTCCCCTAAACGGTTTCCTTGCCTACCGGTTTTGaccttaggatggcatagtctgggcttaactactctcaacATTATTAGACATGGCAagctttctcaagatgttctttataacagttttataacatgataaacagttatgatattcaagagattataaggaatacaAAAGTTTAGTTAGACATGACTATGAATAAACATACCTGATCTTGTAGCTCGTTTGAATGTTCCATAGTTGTTATTATGAAAGACTTTAAATTAAAATTCTTATAAGAGAGAAGGTGAGGGTCTCCCTCCTTCTTATCAGATACAGACTAtatatagaaaactcaaatgacTCTTACTAATTACAAACAACCCTTCATGAACGatctttactgttcatgaatatgactcgtactatttactttacgactttttacATACTCAAATGACTCTTACTATTTACAAACGACccttcatgaacgacctttattgttcatgaatatgactcgtactatttactttacgactttttacATACTCTGTTTGCCATAGTTGTCTGCTGTCTTTGTCTTCCTTTATTTTTATGCTGGTATCTTTATTCCAGTTGTACTTCTGGTACATAATTATCTTGTCcattgcactttgaacatatatgATCTGGGTACTTGTGGCCTACTaatttgcagtatcttgttagtAATTCGTTGGAAATAAATCCTTTCTTTAGTGCTCTTGTAGTTGGTTGCATCTCTagttttaataatgataaaatccatttttggatttcatccatatctccttgtcgtagttccctTGAATTTGCATATATCATTAGTTGATCTCTTGAGTAGTAGCTCCAAATGGCATTTTCCTGTAGATAATTGTTGGCTAATTCTTGGATAATAGTTTCTATTCCAATTATTCTTTTGTTGGCATAAAAACTCGGTATCTCGATTTTTGGTATCTCTGATTGTTGTTCTATTTCttctggtattatcatatctTGTGTCAATCCTATTTTTACAACCTGTATAAGAGGTTTTATTTCATCGTATAGTATCtcagctggtgctgtatagaattttataaaaaataggttTCCTTTTGTAATTCTTTTATATGTAATAAATGCTTTATATATCTCTGGTATTCCACTTATTTCTTCTCCATCATAGGTATATACTATGCTAAGTAATCCGTaattgtaacatgtttttactagatTGGATCTGGTCTTTGGTTGGGCAATAAGTCTATTATATCCTTGGAGTTTTTGGGTTATATAGTCTTGTGTTGGATTTGTTGTAGTAGTTGCTCTGGGGTTAAGGTTTAGAAATGTTTGGATTTTGTATATGTTTTCAATATAGGTCTGGGTAATATGGttgtatattttcttattttggtgTAGACTGTTTGCATAGGTTGAGGTTTGTGGTGTTGTAGTCATTGCttcttttggtatttttggagtaATTGGTTCATCAAATATGTTATTCAAATTGGCATTTGTATATGGTTTCTTATTAACTTGTTTACTCGTACCTGCAGCTGTATGTAAACAAACATTGTTATGGGTTTTACGGAGTTTCCAAACGTCTCCCTCTAACTCTGGAAATTTTGAGTCTTCCgatcgacttagctccgcatctttacagtcatgctgctgacttggCTTGCTTtcctctagctgttgtaatcttttacccATACTATCCATCTATAAAGATATAGTAGTAAGGATTGCAAATAAATCATTTGTTTCTTGTCTGTCATCAGTTTGGGTACC is drawn from Nicotiana tabacum cultivar K326 chromosome 22, ASM71507v2, whole genome shotgun sequence and contains these coding sequences:
- the LOC142176217 gene encoding uncharacterized protein LOC142176217, with protein sequence MDSMGKRLQQLEESKPSQQHDCKDAELSRSEDSKFPELEGDVWKLRKTHNNVCLHTAAGTSKQVNKKPYTNANLNNIFDEPITPKIPKEAMTTTPQTSTYANSLHQNKKIYNHITQTYIENIYKIQTFLNLNPRATTTTNPTQDYITQKLQGYNRLIAQPKTRSNLVKTCYNYGLLSIVYTYDGEEISGIPEIYKAFITYKRITKGNLFFIKFYTAPAEILYDEIKPLIQVVKIGLTQDMIIPEEIEQQSEIPKIEIPSFYANKRIIGIETIIQELANNYLQENAIWSYYSRDQLMIYLEEVQDNPPKISINEINDQSDDDKDLREDYSETMKQVRHIQKL